The Sphingomonas sp. HF-S4 sequence CCGGCCGGCCTGCGCTGCTGTGGCGGCGCGAAGTCGCCGATACCGAGACCCCGGTTGCCGCTGCGCTCAAGCTGATCGAGCCGGGCCGCGGCGACTTCCTGCTCGAATCGGTCGAGGGCGGATCGGTGCGCGGGCGGCACAGCATGATCGGGCTCGCCCCCGATTTGGTGTTCCGCGCCACCGGCGCGGACGCCGCGATCAATCCGCATTGGCTCAGTGATCGCGAAGCGTTCGCTCCCTGCGCCGAGCCCGCGCTCGAGGCGCTGCGCAGCCTCGTCCAACGCTGCCGGATGGACGCGCCTGCCGAGCTGCCCCGCGCGCTCGCCTGCCTCGTCGGCTATTTCAGCTACGAGACGGTCGGGCTGGTCGAGACGCTGCCGCGCCCGCCCGAGAACCCGGTCGGCCTGCCCGATATGATGTTCGTGCGACCGACGGTGATCCTGATCTTCGATCGGCTGGCCGACACGCTGTTCCTCGTCGCGCCGGTCTGGCCCGATGCCGACAAGGCGGCCGACGCGCTGATCGAGGCGGCGGCCGAGCGCATCGATGCGACGGCAGCGCGGCTCGCAACCGCGCCGCTCCCCGCGCCGGTCCGCGCCGAACCGGGCGAGATCGCACTGACCCCGGTGCTGGCGCCCGGCCGCTATGGTGAGATGGTGGCGCGCGCCAAGGACTATATCGCCGCTGGCGACATCTTCCAGGTCGTGCTCGCCCAGCGCTTCACCACGCCGTTCGCGCTGCCGCCGTTCGAGCTGTATCGCGCGCTGCGCCGAGTGAACCCCTCGCCCTTCCTCTACCATCTCGACCTGCCCGGCTTCGCGCTGACCGGATCGAGCCCCGAGATCCTCGTCCGCGCGCGCGATGGCGAGATCACCATCCGCCCGATCGCCGGCACCCGCCCCCGCGGCAAGACTGCCGCTGAGGACGAGGCCAACCGCGCGTCGCTGCTCGCCGATCCCAAGGAGCGCGCCGAGCACCTGATGCTGCTCGATCTCGGCCGCAACGATGTTGGCCGCGCCGCCGAGGCGGGCAGCGTGCGGGTGACCGACAGCTACACCGTCGAATTCTACAGTCACGTCATGCACATCGTCTCGAACGTCGTCGGCAGCCTCAAGCCCGGCGCCGACGCGCTCGACGCGCTGTTCGCGGGGTTTCCGGCGGGCACGGTCAGCGGCGCGCCCAAGGTCCGCGCCTGCCAGATCATCGCCGAGCTCGAGCAGGAGACGCGCGGGCCCTATGCCGGCGGCGTCGGCTATTTCTCGCCCGACGGATCGATGGATTCGTGCATCGTGCTGCGCACCGCTTTGGTCAAGGACGGCATGATGCACGTCCAGGCCGGCGCCGGCATCGTCGCGGACAGCGATCCGGCCTATGAGCAGCGCGAATGCGAGGCCAAGGCCGGTGCGCTGTTCGCGGCCGCCCGCGAAGCGGTTGCCCGGGCCAGCGAGGCGGGATTCGGCCAGTAATCCCTCTCCCACAAGGGGAGAGGGGAACGATCAATCCTCCGCCGGTCCCTGCACCCGCGCGGCCTTAGCCTTCTGGTCGACTCGCTCCTGATACCATTGCCGGATCGCCGCGCGCGTGCAGCCGGTCTGGCCGCCCGAGCCCACCGGCGAGCAGCTGTTGGGCAGCCCGGCGCGGTTGAACTGCTCGACGCTTTCGACGCGATTGGTCCAGGCGTTCGATGCCGGACCCTCCTTGGGCTGCTCGCGGAAGCGCTTGGGGATGCGATAGGGCGATTCGCCGGCATTGGCGCAGACGACGATCTCGTCCTCGCTCTGCGCCTTGGGGCATTGCTCGTCGCCATAGAGCAGGATCGAGCGCACCCGCTGCGGCGGTCCGTCGCCCTGGGCGCTGTCCTGCGGCAGCGCGGGACCGGCGATCAATGCGGCGAAGAGGAATGAAAGCATGGAAACTCCTTAAGACGATCGATGACGCCTCTGCATCGCCCGCGTTGCCGCGGCACTATGGCCGCGCCAAGGCAATTGTGCGTTCGCCCCAAACGCCTTAACCGGGCCTGCATGATCCTGGTCATCG is a genomic window containing:
- the trpE gene encoding anthranilate synthase component I; its protein translation is MIEGVEGARAALAAGRPALLWRREVADTETPVAAALKLIEPGRGDFLLESVEGGSVRGRHSMIGLAPDLVFRATGADAAINPHWLSDREAFAPCAEPALEALRSLVQRCRMDAPAELPRALACLVGYFSYETVGLVETLPRPPENPVGLPDMMFVRPTVILIFDRLADTLFLVAPVWPDADKAADALIEAAAERIDATAARLATAPLPAPVRAEPGEIALTPVLAPGRYGEMVARAKDYIAAGDIFQVVLAQRFTTPFALPPFELYRALRRVNPSPFLYHLDLPGFALTGSSPEILVRARDGEITIRPIAGTRPRGKTAAEDEANRASLLADPKERAEHLMLLDLGRNDVGRAAEAGSVRVTDSYTVEFYSHVMHIVSNVVGSLKPGADALDALFAGFPAGTVSGAPKVRACQIIAELEQETRGPYAGGVGYFSPDGSMDSCIVLRTALVKDGMMHVQAGAGIVADSDPAYEQRECEAKAGALFAAAREAVARASEAGFGQ